One segment of Metallosphaera cuprina Ar-4 DNA contains the following:
- a CDS encoding DNA-directed RNA polymerase subunit F: protein MSSFQIIEEDYVPYSVAKEILKEAIEAGSSSILQKTFEYLNSIEKCSSENAKQLMEELKPLVSKKEVRAMISSICPETPDELRAILVIENKTFSQEDIDNIVRLVKKYKSA, encoded by the coding sequence ATGTCTTCATTTCAGATAATTGAAGAGGATTATGTTCCTTATTCTGTAGCTAAAGAGATCCTGAAGGAAGCAATAGAGGCAGGGTCATCTTCAATACTTCAGAAAACTTTCGAATATCTCAATTCTATTGAGAAGTGTTCTTCGGAAAATGCCAAACAACTTATGGAAGAACTCAAGCCCTTAGTTAGTAAGAAAGAAGTAAGGGCAATGATAAGTAGTATATGCCCTGAAACTCCAGACGAGCTTAGAGCTATCTTAGTTATAGAGAATAAGACCTTTTCTCAGGAAGATATAGATAATATAGTACGATTAGTAAAGAAATATAAATCGGCCTGA
- a CDS encoding 50S ribosomal protein L21e, whose protein sequence is MVSHSRGNRTRSRKLLKKSPREKGAVPSLGRLMDDFQEGQKVIIKINSSTHSGMPHRRYQGKVGAILKKRGKAYEVKVSLGEKEKVLIVRPEHLVEIKS, encoded by the coding sequence ATGGTCTCGCATTCTAGGGGGAATAGAACTAGAAGCAGAAAGCTTCTAAAAAAATCGCCTAGAGAAAAGGGGGCAGTTCCTTCTCTTGGTAGACTAATGGATGATTTCCAAGAAGGACAAAAAGTTATAATCAAAATCAACTCCTCGACTCATAGTGGAATGCCTCATAGGAGGTATCAAGGAAAAGTAGGGGCTATTCTGAAGAAGAGAGGTAAGGCTTACGAAGTAAAAGTCTCTCTAGGAGAGAAAGAAAAGGTACTCATAGTTAGGCCAGAACATCTGGTCGAAATTAAGTCGTAG